Proteins from a genomic interval of Shewanella seohaensis:
- a CDS encoding heavy metal translocating P-type ATPase, whose translation MSQIKLYVATMNCAGCVAKIEKAFAAEPNVSARINLADKQVTVDGKMSSDAALAVMDKAGYPAQLIVDAKAAAEEKRVEDAAEYRLRMRQATAALAVGIPMMLWGLLGGEMMINSPSMQLGWGIMGVVTLALLVGTGRHFYQGMWRALKAKTTNMDTLIVLGTSTAWLYSMLVVLIPSAFPMDTRHVYFEASVMILGLINLGHALELKARGKTSEAVQRLLGLQSSTAIRIGDNGDEEVEIDKLKLGDKLRLRPGDRVALDGVVESGQSLLDEAMLTGEPIPVPKHVGDNLSAGTVNGNGSLVYRVTAGQQDTRLAKIIALVQEAQTSKMPIGRLADKISAVFVPTVVVIALLAAAIWYFVGPEPALSHALVVLTSVLIIACPCALGLATPMSIMVSVGRAAQMGVLVKNGEALQSASKVDCVVLDKTGTVTQGKPQVTDIHWIEGNDQAPNDQALSDEDKRALLGAIASLEQHSEHPLASAIVSHVKQASIPLPVTEIFTNHQGKGIEGRVDGADFLVGNQALMAAFDVQSEKGVTGSHSGFAVEAAAQFAKQGKTAIYVAKAGKLVATIAIADPIKADAKEAISAIRSQGIRVVLLTGDNPQTAQAVAAQVGIEEVIAGVLPEQKQQHIKALQQQGHVVAMVGDGINDAPALMSADVGIAMGSGTEVAIESADMTLLSQQLIVIANLLALSRATIRNIKQNLFGAFIYNSLGIPVAAGVLYPLTGMLLSPVIAGAAMALSSLTVVTNANRLRQQKL comes from the coding sequence ATGTCGCAGATAAAACTCTATGTCGCCACCATGAATTGTGCTGGTTGTGTGGCCAAAATTGAAAAGGCCTTTGCGGCCGAGCCGAATGTGAGTGCCCGTATCAATCTCGCCGATAAGCAAGTGACTGTGGATGGCAAGATGAGCAGCGATGCGGCGCTGGCAGTGATGGATAAGGCGGGCTATCCCGCCCAGTTGATTGTGGACGCAAAGGCGGCCGCTGAGGAAAAGCGGGTCGAAGATGCGGCGGAGTATCGCCTGCGGATGCGTCAGGCCACCGCCGCGCTCGCTGTCGGTATCCCTATGATGTTATGGGGATTACTGGGCGGCGAAATGATGATTAATAGTCCTAGCATGCAGCTTGGCTGGGGCATTATGGGCGTAGTTACCCTAGCTCTTTTAGTCGGTACCGGGCGCCATTTCTATCAGGGAATGTGGCGTGCGCTTAAAGCCAAAACCACCAATATGGATACTTTAATCGTGTTAGGTACGAGTACGGCATGGCTCTATTCCATGCTGGTGGTGCTTATCCCGAGTGCGTTCCCAATGGACACTCGCCACGTGTACTTTGAGGCGAGTGTGATGATCTTAGGCTTGATTAACTTAGGTCACGCCCTCGAGCTGAAAGCTCGGGGCAAGACCAGCGAAGCGGTGCAGCGCCTACTCGGCCTGCAATCTTCTACCGCGATTCGTATTGGCGACAATGGCGATGAAGAGGTGGAAATCGATAAGCTTAAACTAGGGGATAAACTCAGACTTCGCCCGGGCGACAGGGTCGCACTCGATGGCGTGGTAGAATCCGGCCAGTCATTACTCGATGAGGCCATGCTGACGGGTGAACCTATCCCCGTGCCTAAGCATGTTGGCGATAATCTGAGTGCGGGGACAGTCAATGGTAACGGCAGTTTAGTCTATCGGGTAACCGCTGGGCAGCAGGATACGCGCCTTGCCAAAATCATCGCACTGGTGCAGGAGGCGCAAACCTCTAAGATGCCGATTGGTCGTCTGGCCGATAAAATTTCGGCGGTGTTTGTGCCAACGGTCGTGGTCATCGCCTTACTCGCGGCGGCGATTTGGTATTTTGTAGGGCCAGAACCCGCGCTCAGCCATGCGCTTGTGGTGCTCACTAGCGTGCTGATCATCGCCTGTCCCTGCGCTTTAGGGTTAGCCACACCTATGTCTATTATGGTGTCCGTTGGCCGCGCCGCTCAAATGGGCGTATTGGTTAAAAATGGTGAAGCACTGCAAAGCGCCAGCAAGGTCGATTGCGTGGTGCTGGATAAAACCGGCACAGTGACTCAGGGGAAACCCCAAGTGACTGATATCCATTGGATTGAAGGTAATGACCAAGCTCCTAATGACCAAGCACTCAGTGATGAAGACAAGCGCGCACTCCTTGGCGCTATCGCCAGTCTTGAGCAGCATTCGGAGCATCCGCTGGCCAGCGCAATTGTCAGCCATGTTAAGCAAGCCTCGATTCCATTGCCTGTGACCGAGATTTTTACCAATCATCAAGGTAAGGGCATCGAAGGGCGAGTCGATGGCGCCGACTTTTTAGTGGGCAATCAAGCCTTAATGGCGGCATTTGATGTGCAGTCAGAGAAGGGCGTGACAGGCAGCCACTCAGGCTTTGCGGTAGAAGCCGCCGCGCAATTTGCCAAACAGGGTAAGACGGCGATTTATGTCGCCAAGGCGGGCAAGTTAGTGGCCACTATCGCGATTGCCGATCCGATCAAGGCCGACGCCAAAGAAGCGATCAGCGCTATCCGCTCACAGGGGATTCGCGTGGTGCTGCTGACCGGAGATAATCCGCAAACGGCGCAGGCGGTAGCTGCTCAAGTGGGCATCGAAGAAGTGATTGCGGGCGTATTGCCCGAGCAAAAACAGCAGCATATTAAAGCCTTACAACAGCAAGGCCATGTGGTTGCCATGGTGGGGGACGGTATCAACGATGCCCCCGCCCTGATGAGCGCCGATGTGGGGATCGCCATGGGATCGGGCACTGAGGTGGCGATCGAAAGCGCGGATATGACTCTGCTGTCCCAGCAGCTGATAGTGATTGCTAACTTATTGGCACTTTCCCGCGCGACCATTCGCAATATTAAACAAAACCTGTTTGGGGCCTTTATCTACAACAGTTTAGGTATTCCAGTGGCGGCGGGTGTTCTTTATCCGCTCACGGGTATGCTGTTAAGCCCTGTGATTGCCGGGGCGGCGATGGCGCTGTCTTCCTTAACTGTGGTCACCAATGCGAACCGATTAAGACAGCAAAAGTTATAA
- a CDS encoding lipocalin family protein, with the protein MKKLLLLISVLVLSGCLGMPRNVEPVKDFQLERYLGKWYEIARLDHSFERGLTQVTAEYSLKADGGVKVINRGYSNDTQQWKEAEGKAYFVNGDGEAYLKVSFFGPFYGSYVVFGLDQQDYQYAFISGPDTDYLWLLARTPTVSPEVMKQFVEMASARGFDTNSLIYVEQKAEVKP; encoded by the coding sequence GTGAAAAAACTACTCTTACTTATTAGTGTATTAGTGCTATCGGGTTGTTTGGGCATGCCACGCAATGTCGAACCCGTTAAGGATTTTCAGCTAGAGCGTTACTTAGGTAAATGGTATGAAATTGCGAGGCTCGACCATTCCTTCGAGCGCGGATTAACCCAAGTCACCGCCGAATACAGCCTTAAAGCCGATGGTGGGGTGAAGGTGATTAATCGGGGTTATTCCAATGATACCCAGCAATGGAAAGAAGCCGAGGGTAAGGCCTATTTTGTCAACGGCGATGGCGAAGCCTACTTAAAAGTCTCCTTCTTCGGGCCATTTTATGGCTCGTATGTGGTCTTTGGGCTCGACCAGCAAGATTACCAATACGCCTTTATCTCTGGGCCTGATACGGATTATTTATGGCTATTGGCAAGAACCCCGACCGTATCCCCAGAGGTGATGAAGCAATTTGTCGAGATGGCGAGCGCCCGCGGCTTTGATACCAACAGCTTGATTTATGTCGAGCAAAAAGCCGAAGTTAAGCCATAA
- a CDS encoding DMT family transporter, whose protein sequence is MTPPPALAIVLALLAASLMGTIGVFARFAALPAEHITFYRLLLGALFLMAYMLLTGKGQQIRHKPSKRTLINGAMLAGFMAFYIEAIEYTQMATVIMIIYLAPVLASLFAHFVFHERLKRSSIASVVLALLGFMLMLPVTSSQSLYDNEIMGYFYALLALLTYCGFILINRKPSAASPYQSTLVQLSVGALCLLPLVLTTPIVPSLNQFAWLLAIGFFPGFLAILFAVKALAQLPSVTYGTLSYVEPVVVVALAWWLFDEALTTQQMLGVALIMLAGMAQGYLSQRHSASKTLKNCPT, encoded by the coding sequence ATGACACCGCCACCCGCACTGGCCATAGTGCTTGCCCTGCTGGCCGCGAGCCTAATGGGCACCATTGGCGTATTCGCCCGTTTTGCCGCCCTGCCCGCCGAACATATTACCTTTTACCGCCTGCTACTCGGCGCGTTGTTTTTAATGGCCTATATGCTGTTAACGGGTAAGGGACAGCAAATTCGCCACAAACCAAGCAAGCGCACCTTGATAAATGGCGCTATGTTGGCGGGATTTATGGCTTTTTATATCGAGGCCATTGAATACACCCAAATGGCAACTGTGATCATGATTATCTATCTCGCCCCTGTGCTGGCGTCACTCTTTGCCCATTTTGTGTTTCACGAGAGGCTTAAGCGATCCAGCATCGCCAGTGTGGTGCTCGCCTTGTTAGGCTTTATGCTGATGCTGCCTGTGACTTCGAGTCAGTCACTCTACGACAATGAAATCATGGGATATTTTTATGCCTTGCTCGCATTGTTGACCTATTGCGGCTTTATCTTAATCAACCGTAAACCGAGTGCCGCTTCGCCCTATCAAAGCACCTTAGTCCAGCTCAGTGTCGGCGCCCTCTGCTTATTGCCCTTAGTGTTAACCACTCCCATAGTGCCGAGTCTGAATCAATTTGCTTGGCTGCTGGCGATTGGCTTCTTTCCGGGATTTTTAGCCATTCTATTTGCGGTAAAAGCCCTCGCGCAGCTGCCTTCGGTCACCTATGGCACCCTCTCCTACGTCGAACCTGTAGTGGTGGTCGCACTCGCTTGGTGGTTATTTGATGAGGCGCTCACAACGCAGCAAATGCTGGGGGTGGCGCTGATTATGTTGGCGGGTATGGCACAGGGCTACTTAAGCCAGCGCCACTCGGCCAGCAAAACCTTGAAGAATTGCCCGACTTAA
- a CDS encoding sensor domain-containing diguanylate cyclase: MTNSPKLARQQPALSIVDDAVLPATQPAKSAELPLNFFEHSSLETIELFIQHLTEAVLLVNANGFIRSCNQRSAELLDCPQATLKGQDWRNFLTEHHQARYDNLLSHDVQLGTNCGHPVQHPAQETTLICASGKAKDVELSISYIPSHEPVFVMVMHDLTQHKAENQKLRKLAATDSLTQLANRRYFDEMLQQHWEECTAKLRPISVVIIDVDYFKVFNDQFGHIQGDECLRKIAKVIATIVPIDIGLAARYGGEEFALILPNHNAKMALTIAQKIQQGINNIRFTDQGLRDYVSVSASQGIASEVNGQFRTSLAMVCAADTALYRAKADGRDRINASL, from the coding sequence ATGACAAACTCACCGAAACTGGCTCGCCAACAACCAGCCTTATCAATTGTCGATGATGCTGTATTGCCCGCAACTCAACCTGCAAAGAGTGCCGAGTTACCGCTGAACTTTTTCGAGCATTCGTCCCTCGAGACCATTGAGCTCTTTATTCAACATTTAACCGAAGCCGTGCTCTTAGTGAATGCCAATGGCTTTATCCGTTCGTGCAATCAACGCAGTGCCGAGCTGCTCGATTGCCCGCAGGCGACTTTAAAGGGCCAAGACTGGCGCAATTTTTTGACCGAACATCATCAAGCGCGCTATGACAATCTTCTGAGTCACGATGTGCAATTAGGCACCAACTGCGGTCACCCCGTGCAGCACCCAGCGCAGGAAACTACGCTGATCTGCGCCTCTGGCAAGGCCAAAGATGTGGAGTTGTCTATCTCTTATATTCCCAGCCATGAACCTGTGTTTGTGATGGTAATGCACGATTTAACTCAGCATAAGGCGGAAAACCAAAAGCTGCGTAAGTTGGCTGCCACCGACTCCCTCACCCAACTGGCGAACCGTCGCTATTTTGATGAAATGCTGCAACAACACTGGGAAGAATGCACCGCCAAACTACGCCCTATCAGCGTAGTCATTATCGATGTGGATTATTTTAAGGTGTTTAATGATCAGTTCGGTCATATCCAAGGTGATGAATGCCTTAGAAAAATTGCCAAAGTGATCGCCACTATTGTGCCTATCGACATCGGCCTTGCGGCCCGTTACGGCGGCGAAGAGTTTGCGCTGATCCTGCCTAATCACAATGCCAAAATGGCGCTGACCATAGCGCAAAAAATTCAGCAAGGGATTAATAATATTCGTTTTACTGACCAAGGACTCAGGGATTATGTCTCGGTAAGCGCCAGCCAAGGGATTGCCAGTGAAGTCAATGGCCAGTTCCGTACCTCACTCGCCATGGTGTGCGCCGCCGATACCGCGCTTTACCGCGCCAAGGCCGATGGTCGTGACCGGATAAACGCCTCACTGTAG
- a CDS encoding DP-EP family protein — MITPQGAAQFVKVNVTLENGEPVFIYTDASGEQCAGDVTITQASTVTYLLNDQTGKGLKFVGVGFVTPFDEVVDAVTISSDGMLVQLVDLDRTPGTTKFQFVLSNTTNTLLVLSPDPQIINKPN; from the coding sequence ATGATAACACCACAAGGTGCAGCTCAATTTGTTAAAGTCAATGTTACCTTAGAAAATGGTGAACCAGTATTTATCTATACTGATGCCAGCGGCGAGCAATGCGCAGGTGATGTCACCATCACTCAAGCTAGCACTGTAACCTATTTGCTGAATGACCAAACCGGTAAAGGGCTAAAATTTGTCGGTGTGGGTTTTGTGACCCCATTCGATGAAGTTGTCGATGCGGTCACCATCAGCAGCGATGGTATGTTAGTACAACTTGTCGACCTCGACAGAACGCCTGGTACTACAAAGTTCCAATTTGTATTAAGCAATACCACCAATACTCTATTGGTATTAAGTCCGGACCCACAAATCATTAACAAACCAAATTAA
- a CDS encoding DUF4785 domain-containing protein codes for MQPFTLRTLSKMVSLVILGGLLGACQDEAPAPEPQKEASPMYAKGLTLAAPTQSDLVDTNIASPTLAPINTSTDYVSFITPLYGEYQASQPVLEQANQSDEYWLNVTGAELNAGVQLNLSQAGSLVRIAPRGDVSTGALMHADAVAPERVQIHRIGQTPQGKNASPQATESLVKSLVSADALASAGLADDSSALQMSEKATAGEYRLQVSQPLVAKANYLVNVKEKGSPYQLSIKTPSAIAADAQTVGVKLALSHSDNQFAPQAKLKQADGTEQALTMVKQGDEWQALVPADLPLASSNAGLSEIEVTVQTQIDGRPVQRTVKTAFKSYVNSASIKPEVLTVWDKGVPNQVNFELDIAEAGRFGLSGVLTGTNAEGQKVAIMRTQAANWLTPESPKLKLMFDPTLIQASGLQPPFELNELELQDQGQMARLSFQANALVLTR; via the coding sequence ATGCAACCTTTTACACTCCGCACCTTAAGCAAAATGGTCAGCCTCGTTATCTTAGGTGGCCTGCTCGGTGCCTGTCAGGATGAGGCGCCCGCGCCAGAGCCACAAAAAGAAGCCAGCCCAATGTATGCCAAGGGCTTAACCTTAGCCGCGCCGACGCAGAGCGATCTTGTCGATACCAATATCGCCTCGCCAACCCTAGCGCCGATTAATACCAGTACCGATTACGTCAGCTTTATCACTCCGCTCTATGGCGAATACCAAGCCAGTCAGCCCGTGCTTGAGCAGGCAAACCAGAGTGATGAGTATTGGCTCAATGTCACCGGCGCCGAGCTAAATGCTGGTGTGCAACTCAACTTAAGCCAAGCAGGCAGCTTAGTGCGGATTGCGCCCCGCGGCGATGTCAGCACAGGCGCCTTAATGCATGCCGATGCCGTTGCCCCCGAGCGGGTGCAAATTCATCGGATAGGCCAAACACCGCAGGGGAAAAACGCCAGCCCACAAGCAACGGAATCCTTGGTTAAATCGCTGGTGAGCGCCGACGCCTTAGCCAGCGCAGGCTTAGCCGATGACTCCAGTGCCCTGCAAATGTCTGAAAAGGCCACGGCCGGAGAATATCGCCTACAAGTCAGCCAGCCCTTAGTCGCTAAGGCCAACTATCTGGTCAACGTGAAGGAAAAAGGCTCGCCCTATCAACTGAGCATCAAGACGCCGAGCGCGATTGCGGCCGATGCCCAAACGGTTGGGGTAAAACTCGCCTTAAGTCATAGCGATAATCAATTTGCGCCTCAGGCCAAACTCAAGCAAGCCGATGGCACAGAGCAAGCGCTGACCATGGTGAAACAGGGGGATGAATGGCAGGCTTTAGTGCCCGCAGACTTACCCCTTGCCAGCAGTAATGCGGGGCTGAGTGAAATCGAAGTCACAGTCCAGACTCAGATCGATGGCCGCCCAGTACAACGCACGGTGAAAACCGCGTTTAAGTCCTATGTGAACTCGGCCAGCATCAAACCCGAAGTGCTAACCGTTTGGGATAAAGGCGTACCGAATCAAGTCAACTTTGAGCTAGATATCGCCGAAGCGGGACGCTTTGGTTTGAGTGGCGTGCTAACGGGCACCAATGCCGAGGGTCAAAAAGTGGCGATCATGCGCACCCAAGCAGCCAACTGGTTAACGCCCGAATCCCCCAAACTCAAGCTGATGTTTGACCCAACGCTCATCCAAGCATCGGGCCTGCAACCGCCCTTCGAACTCAACGAGCTAGAGCTGCAAGACCAAGGGCAAATGGCGCGGTTAAGTTTTCAGGCCAATGCACTGGTGCTTACTCGCTAA
- a CDS encoding lipase family protein — protein sequence MKIKNTLMLLGLLAVSPAVFAATGIAFVHGTGHQTNALADYWTSEFVNSVRQGIPVPNNYTVINCDFDQYMWEETAAGCLATQLNSFIQAKNIDDLILLTHSNGGNVVRWILSNPTWDSRYPAVIKATSRVIALAPSSGGTPLADAVNQGNVFETSLGWLLGYGSNAVKQQQVGWMANYNNTWLYGTSGRPSLGKPFEVVVGSDVDSAIWDSDSYCAGYQYQVALETTQNWLDSCSDGFLNCSSQKAAGTVWFTDKQKTRGQEPLSHQQSRRACFNLDTLIRNHI from the coding sequence ATGAAGATAAAAAACACCTTAATGCTCTTGGGTCTGTTAGCTGTCAGCCCCGCGGTATTTGCTGCAACGGGTATCGCCTTTGTCCACGGAACGGGGCACCAAACCAATGCGTTAGCCGACTATTGGACATCGGAGTTTGTTAACTCGGTGCGCCAAGGGATCCCCGTTCCCAATAATTACACTGTCATCAACTGTGACTTCGACCAATATATGTGGGAAGAAACGGCTGCAGGCTGTCTTGCCACTCAGCTCAATAGCTTTATTCAAGCCAAGAATATTGATGATTTAATCCTGCTCACCCACTCCAATGGCGGCAATGTGGTGCGCTGGATTTTATCCAACCCCACTTGGGACAGCCGTTATCCTGCGGTGATCAAAGCCACCTCCAGAGTCATCGCCCTCGCCCCCTCGAGTGGCGGCACGCCGCTGGCCGATGCGGTCAATCAAGGCAATGTGTTCGAAACCAGCCTAGGTTGGCTCTTAGGTTATGGCAGCAATGCGGTCAAACAGCAGCAAGTCGGCTGGATGGCAAACTACAACAACACTTGGCTCTATGGCACCTCGGGTCGCCCAAGTTTAGGTAAACCCTTCGAGGTGGTTGTCGGTTCGGATGTGGATTCCGCCATTTGGGACAGCGACAGCTACTGCGCTGGCTATCAATATCAAGTCGCCCTCGAAACCACCCAAAACTGGCTCGATAGCTGCTCCGACGGCTTCTTAAATTGCAGCTCGCAAAAAGCCGCAGGCACAGTCTGGTTTACCGATAAACAAAAGACCCGAGGCCAAGAACCGTTAAGCCATCAGCAGAGTCGCCGTGCCTGCTTTAACTTAGACACGCTGATCCGCAACCATATTTAA
- a CDS encoding TetR/AcrR family transcriptional regulator, with protein sequence MSLIPSRPRGVVPFATHADTSQAAGRPKGNSDARQRLITAAVSLFSERSYPTVSTREIARVAEVDAALIRYYFGSKAGLFEQMVRETLEPVITRLREMSTAQAPNNVGDLMQTYYRVMAPNPGLPRLIVRVLQESDGTEAYRIMLSVFEQMLSLSRQWLEASFVSAGILKEGLDPNFVRLSFVSLMVFPLIAPPVLMRQFGLFSTSGTDLQRLALHNMQVFTQGVMREPRSEL encoded by the coding sequence ATGTCGCTTATTCCCAGCCGCCCCCGTGGGGTGGTGCCATTTGCTACCCATGCCGACACCTCCCAGGCGGCAGGCCGCCCTAAGGGCAACTCAGATGCGCGCCAACGGCTGATCACCGCCGCCGTCAGCCTCTTTAGTGAACGCAGTTATCCCACAGTGTCGACCCGTGAAATTGCCCGAGTGGCCGAGGTGGATGCGGCGCTTATCCGTTATTACTTTGGTTCTAAGGCTGGGCTGTTTGAGCAGATGGTGCGCGAAACCCTCGAGCCTGTGATTACCCGTTTACGCGAAATGTCCACGGCGCAAGCGCCTAATAATGTGGGCGATTTAATGCAAACCTATTATCGGGTGATGGCGCCCAACCCCGGATTACCGCGATTGATTGTCCGTGTGCTGCAGGAGAGCGATGGCACCGAAGCCTATCGGATCATGTTGTCTGTGTTTGAGCAAATGCTGTCCCTCTCGCGCCAATGGCTCGAAGCCTCATTTGTTAGCGCTGGCATTCTCAAGGAGGGGCTAGACCCCAATTTTGTGCGCCTCAGTTTTGTCAGTTTAATGGTGTTTCCGCTGATCGCGCCTCCGGTATTAATGCGTCAGTTTGGCCTATTTAGTACCAGTGGCACGGATTTACAACGGTTAGCGCTACACAATATGCAGGTATTTACGCAGGGGGTGATGCGTGAACCTAGGAGTGAATTATGA
- a CDS encoding HlyD family secretion protein, whose translation MILTNRLTVRSVKVRQPSPRGWGKLVASLLGAALLLQLTACGDESPRVLGTVERDRLTLTAPVGELIKRINVVEGQQVQAGEVLLELDSTAAQARLGQRQAELKQAQAKLEEAVTGARSEDIDKARAALDGANASVKEARQNFERTQQLFKTKVLSQADLDAARAARDTSLAKQAEAEQSLRLLQNGTRSEQLEQARAAVEAAMAGVAQEQKALKDLSLVAAKPAVVDTLPWRVGDRVAAGSQLIGLLAIEHPYVRVYLPATWLDRVKAGSQVKILVDGRTQPIAGTVRNIRSQPAYTPFYALNERDRARLMYLTDIDIAPEGENLPTGMALEVLLP comes from the coding sequence ATGATTTTAACCAATAGGTTAACAGTTAGGTCGGTTAAGGTGCGGCAACCTTCTCCCCGAGGATGGGGCAAGCTGGTGGCGAGTTTATTGGGCGCGGCGTTGTTGCTGCAATTGACGGCCTGCGGCGATGAATCGCCCCGCGTGCTGGGCACCGTCGAGCGTGACAGGTTAACCCTCACCGCGCCTGTGGGGGAGCTGATCAAGCGGATTAATGTGGTCGAAGGCCAGCAAGTGCAGGCGGGGGAAGTGTTACTCGAGCTGGATAGTACAGCCGCTCAGGCGCGCCTTGGCCAGCGTCAGGCCGAGCTTAAACAGGCGCAGGCCAAGCTAGAGGAAGCCGTGACGGGTGCTCGCTCGGAAGACATAGATAAAGCCCGCGCAGCCCTCGATGGCGCCAATGCCAGCGTGAAAGAGGCGCGGCAGAATTTTGAGCGTACGCAACAGTTATTTAAGACTAAGGTGCTCAGCCAAGCGGACTTAGATGCGGCGCGCGCGGCGCGTGATACCAGCCTTGCCAAGCAGGCCGAAGCCGAGCAGAGCCTAAGACTGCTGCAAAACGGCACCCGCAGCGAGCAACTCGAGCAAGCCAGAGCCGCAGTCGAGGCGGCGATGGCAGGCGTGGCGCAGGAGCAAAAAGCCCTCAAGGATTTAAGCCTAGTAGCGGCGAAACCCGCAGTGGTGGATACCTTGCCTTGGCGGGTGGGTGACAGGGTGGCCGCAGGTAGTCAACTCATTGGTTTATTGGCAATTGAACATCCCTATGTGCGGGTATATCTGCCAGCAACTTGGCTCGATAGGGTTAAGGCGGGGAGCCAAGTGAAGATCCTTGTCGATGGCCGCACCCAGCCTATTGCAGGCACTGTGCGTAATATTCGCAGTCAACCGGCTTACACTCCTTTTTATGCGTTAAATGAGCGTGATAGGGCACGACTGATGTATCTCACCGATATTGATATTGCGCCAGAGGGAGAGAATTTACCCACGGGGATGGCCCTTGAGGTACTGCTGCCATGA
- a CDS encoding ABC transporter ATP-binding protein, with the protein MTRAFGGINAVEDLDLAIPKGTIYGFLGPNGCGKSTSIRMLTGLLSPTSGDIRVLGETLPGAEEKLRRRIGYMTQKFSLYDNLSVRENLEFVAQIYGLNRRHTKARLAELLSLYDLAGREKQMAGSMSGGQKQRLALAAATLHHPELLFLDEPTSAVDPENRREFWERLFDLCAQGTTILVSTHYMDEAERCHGLAILERGIKRADGSPQQLMAAMGARVIEVSGEDLRKLKQSLISDANVLSAAQIGSRLRVLVQSSIADPLAWLSPRVAGRALTEVRPSLEDVFVTCTGGRAQLTPPNGSQATTVEAQDAT; encoded by the coding sequence ATGACCCGCGCCTTTGGCGGCATCAATGCGGTCGAAGATCTCGATTTAGCTATCCCTAAGGGCACGATTTATGGATTTTTAGGCCCCAATGGTTGCGGTAAATCGACCTCCATTCGGATGTTGACTGGGCTGCTTAGCCCGACCTCGGGGGATATTCGGGTGCTGGGCGAAACCTTGCCCGGCGCCGAGGAAAAACTGCGCCGCCGCATTGGCTATATGACGCAAAAATTTTCCCTCTACGACAATTTGTCGGTGCGGGAAAACCTCGAGTTTGTGGCACAAATTTATGGGCTGAATCGTCGCCACACCAAGGCGCGTTTGGCCGAGTTATTAAGCCTTTACGATTTGGCGGGGCGCGAGAAGCAAATGGCGGGCTCCATGAGTGGCGGGCAAAAGCAGCGTTTAGCCTTAGCCGCCGCGACCTTACATCACCCCGAACTGTTATTTCTCGATGAGCCGACGTCGGCGGTGGACCCTGAAAATCGCCGCGAGTTTTGGGAGCGGCTGTTCGACCTCTGTGCCCAAGGCACCACGATTTTAGTCTCGACCCACTATATGGATGAGGCCGAGCGTTGCCATGGTCTCGCGATTTTAGAGCGCGGGATAAAACGCGCCGATGGCTCACCGCAACAACTCATGGCGGCCATGGGCGCGCGGGTGATTGAAGTGTCGGGGGAGGATTTACGCAAGCTTAAACAATCGCTTATCAGCGACGCCAACGTGTTATCGGCGGCGCAGATTGGCAGTCGTTTACGGGTATTGGTACAAAGTTCGATTGCAGATCCGCTGGCTTGGTTAAGCCCAAGGGTCGCGGGGCGGGCGCTGACCGAAGTGCGCCCAAGCCTTGAGGATGTGTTTGTGACTTGCACGGGCGGACGTGCCCAGCTAACGCCGCCAAACGGCAGTCAGGCCACGACAGTGGAGGCTCAAGATGCTACGTAG